ATCTGACTTTATTAGTGTCTCCTCCCTCAGGGGCAGTAGAAGACTTccagggaatgggggtgtggaAGGTATCATAGGTCATCTGGCAGTCAGGTATTCTTTCGTTGAGGACTTTAGCACTGTAAACAGCCAACATTGTTAAGgtgtattttaattaaaggagGTTAAAGGTAAATTGCCAAGGAGCCTCCTGATCACATTATCTCAACCAATCCCCAAGTACTGGCTTCCAGTGAGAGCACCTCTGTAACAGAGGGGAAAGgtgaggtaaacaaaccagtcagAAACAAGAAGGGCGAGGAGACACCCAGGTGACTGTGCTGTCAGAGTCACTCCATGTTACTGAACTCGTGAACTACATAAGGGCAGGTGCATGAGTCTTCTTGCCGCATGCCATGTAAATGCCACCTGGCAACCCTGGAGAGTCTCTCCTGCCTGTCCTGCTTCCATGTGCTCAGAGCAGAGACTTGCTCCCAAATACAGTCTCTGTCCCCTTGCCACGTGCTCAGCTGGAAAACTCtagctgtctctctctccagtttctcaccACCTATGGACCCCTGTAAAGAAAACCAATTGTTCCCTTGGGGGTGGGCCAGCCATATAGCCAATCAAAGTCAGTGGCTCCAAATCGCTCTGTGATGGCTTCTCAGTGATGGCCCTTCACGAGGTGTCAAGCACCTTTCCTGGGCAGTGCCGCTGTCTGGAACTCAGTACAGCTGGCTGCCTGGGGCAAGTTTTAGGCATGTGTTTAGCACAGAAAACACAAAAGGAGCTCATAATCTGATACAGATGTGGCCCACTTTCTCGCACCGGGGACTGGCTTTTGAGGATGTTTCAACTTTAAAACCGGATGGAAACTTAGCCCCCGAATCCGTAGAGAGTGCGACCCTGGCGTTTCAGAGCATAAACTATGTCCATAGCAGTCACAGTCTTTTGCTTGGCATGTTCGGTGTAAGTGACAGCATCACGGATCACGTTCTCTAAAAACACTTTCAGCACTCCTCGGGTTTCTTCATAGATCAAGCCAGAAATACGCTTTACGCCACTACGGCGCGCCAAATGACGAATAGCCGGCTTCGTGATACCCTGAATGTTATCAAGGAGCACCTTGCGATGGTGCTTAGCACCCCCTTTTCCCAAGCCCTTACCACCTTTGCCGCGACCAGACATAATGCTACGACCTTGGAACCACCGCTCTCAGAAAACGAGAACTCGGACTAACAATCACCTATTATTCTCCTGAAGAAGCGGGTGCTGCACACAGCTTCCTAGCGAAAGGAAGAAACCGAACCATAAAGCCCATGCTCATGCTATGGCAGTTCCTGCTGCCTTTGCTATGAGAGAGAGGTTTTATCaccctctttcttcctcttttctccaccttctcccccaccccccccaactctTTTAGCTTTTAAATCCTGTGGACTTGTGTCCTGCtccagggtatgtgtgtgtgtggggggcggaaTAGTGATCATGTGCAACAGTGGCGTGCGCGACCAACTGCTTCAGAGTGAGGCAATGGGCCAAATGaattcctgacttcagtggagtttctccatGGATGAATCTGCCCCCCTGAGATCCCACCACATGGTTTGCTTCAAGGGGAGATGGAGAATCTGCTCAGTTTAAAGACCCATATGTCTGACAGGGTAGTGGTATTCCAGTTCTACATGGCTCTAAATAAACCAGTTGTTGTACAGGAAGGcgtttcatagactttaagaccagaagagatCATTAGATCATgttgtctgacctcttgtataacacaggcctgagGATTTCGGCCCGTTGCCCTGTAATTGGGCCCAATACATTGTTTGGCGAAAGCGCATCTTCCtggaaaggcatctagtcttcatctGAAGACATCAAAAGGTGGAGATCCACTGtttcccttgatacgttccagtggACGTAAAAGGGGGAATCTGGATTCTCAAACATGAGGGGAAAAGTTAAATaattgcagggggaaaaaagggaggggcTCCCCAATCTCAAGTACAGATGGTgacttggggaaatagtttccCTCCCAAAAAGGAAAAGTTGCTGAAATTAAATAGGGGGAGAAACAAATTGGAGAGGATTTTATATCCATAGTTAACTACCAAACTCTTATTCTCAATATAAATCTTACTTACAATCCCTTTGCTCAGGAAAACAAACTACAGAGTTTTGGGGTGAGAACTGATATATCTTAGAGCAGCAGACTACTTAAAGGGCAAGTAAATCAGTTGACCAGCTGAGTAAGGGAGGAGCTGTCATTCCAGTTTCGGCTAACCAATTCGGGTTCAGAATTTATCTTTGCAGGTTCTGTGTAGGGAAACCACCTTTCCACTTCTAAATCTCCACAGTCAGTGTGACTCTGGTGGGGATATTGCAAAGAAACAGCCTTTTCTCTCTTTGATGGAAGAATCCTATATGGTATTGAAAACTGAATGTTActctgggagaagagggaaatgcAGTGGAGGGGCAAAATCAGACTCAAAGCTTTTAAATGAAGGTTGGATGTCTTATGAGAAGATTTGGCTCTAGTCTGACTACGAACTGTTGGGCTAGATGCAGGGATCACAGGGTGAAATTTCTGTGGCCTGGGTTATGCAAGAGTTcagatcataatggccccttaaagtgttttgctttttttaatcatgtaaaatggggtttaaaaaaaaatcgctTGGGCCTCTTTATTAAATCATTAAAAACTTGACCTTTCATGTGGGTTTTGTTTAATCCTTTGCAGGTCATCCTTTTAAATGCTCCATGGGCGTGCCTCCACAGGAAAATTGACCAGAATAACTATTCTTCAGTagctccctgtgtggatgctctagTCTGAAGTAAAAGTGACTTTATTTGGAATAAGTATTCCACTCATAAAGCAGACTGTTTGGAATATCATGTCCAGAGGGGGGAGTTATGCCAGAATAGCTATGCTGGTCAATTtctcctgtgtagacaagacctttaTTTCATCCCCACTTTCTATTTCCTCCATGTTTCCCTCCCAGTCACATTCTGTGAGCACTAGATCTTGCCATGAAAAAAACACAGTTCCAGATAATAAATGGAAAGAAATTCATCAGTATGGTCttgaccagaggtgggcaaactttttgggccgagggccacatctgggtggggaaattgtatgcagggccggggcagggggttggggtgcgggagggagtgcagggtgtgggagggaatgcGGTGTGCACGAACGGGCTCAGAGCAAGGGAttgaggcagaggaggggtgcagagtgtatgagggggctcgg
This window of the Chelonia mydas isolate rCheMyd1 chromosome 10, rCheMyd1.pri.v2, whole genome shotgun sequence genome carries:
- the LOC102934496 gene encoding histone H4, which codes for MSGRGKGGKGLGKGGAKHHRKVLLDNIQGITKPAIRHLARRSGVKRISGLIYEETRGVLKVFLENVIRDAVTYTEHAKQKTVTAMDIVYALKRQGRTLYGFGG